The following proteins are co-located in the Streptomyces bottropensis ATCC 25435 genome:
- the bfr gene encoding bacterioferritin has translation MQGDPEVIEFLNEQLTAELTAINQYFLHAKMQENFGWTKLAKYTRAESFDEMKHAEVLTDRILFLDGLPNYQRLFHVRVGQTVKEMFEADRQVEVEAIDRLKRGIEVMRNKGDITSANIFESILADEEHHIDYLDTQLELLEKLGEALYIAQLIEQPES, from the coding sequence ATGCAGGGCGACCCCGAGGTCATCGAATTCCTCAACGAGCAGCTGACCGCGGAGCTCACCGCGATCAACCAGTACTTCCTGCACGCGAAGATGCAGGAGAACTTCGGCTGGACGAAGCTCGCGAAGTACACGCGTGCCGAGTCCTTCGACGAGATGAAGCACGCGGAGGTACTCACCGACCGGATCCTGTTCCTGGACGGGCTGCCGAACTACCAGCGACTGTTCCACGTCCGGGTGGGCCAGACGGTCAAGGAGATGTTCGAGGCGGACCGCCAGGTCGAGGTCGAGGCGATCGACCGCCTCAAGCGCGGCATCGAGGTGATGCGCAACAAGGGTGACATCACCTCGGCGAACATCTTCGAGTCGATCCTCGCGGACGAGGAGCACCACATCGACTACCTCGACACCCAGCTGGAACTTCTGGAGAAGCTGGGCGAGGCGCTCTACATCGCACAGCTGATCGAGCAGCCGGAGAGCTGA
- a CDS encoding deoxyribonuclease IV, whose translation MSTQQSPGLPDLPRLPGPSRNPVGGHVPVAGGLNSVGLAYARDLRAETVQVFVANPRGWATPTGNPRQDEEFRAACAEESIPAYVHAPYLINFGSHTEATAERSVESMRHSLRRGREIGALGVVVHTGSATGGRDRSVALKQVREYLLPLLDELTHDDDPCLLLESTAGQGSSLCSRTWDFGPYFEALDAHPKLGVCLDTCHIFAAGHDLTGPDGMHRTLDLLVETVGEGRLKLIHANDSKDVVGAHKDRHENIGSGHIGEDPFRALMTHPATEGVPLIIETPGGKEGHAADVERLKKLRDG comes from the coding sequence GTGAGCACCCAGCAGTCCCCCGGCCTTCCCGACCTCCCCCGCCTTCCCGGCCCGTCCCGGAACCCCGTCGGCGGGCATGTCCCGGTCGCCGGTGGCCTGAACTCCGTCGGGCTGGCGTACGCACGTGATCTACGGGCCGAGACGGTCCAGGTCTTCGTGGCCAATCCGCGCGGCTGGGCGACTCCGACCGGCAACCCCCGGCAGGACGAGGAGTTCCGGGCGGCCTGCGCCGAGGAGTCGATCCCCGCGTACGTGCACGCGCCGTACCTGATCAACTTCGGGTCGCACACCGAGGCGACGGCGGAGAGGTCCGTGGAGTCGATGCGGCACTCGCTGCGGCGGGGCCGGGAGATCGGCGCGCTGGGGGTCGTCGTGCACACCGGGAGCGCGACGGGCGGGCGGGACCGGTCGGTGGCGCTGAAGCAGGTGCGTGAGTATCTGCTGCCGCTGCTGGACGAGTTGACCCACGACGACGACCCGTGTCTGCTCCTGGAGTCGACGGCGGGCCAGGGATCCTCGCTGTGCTCGCGCACCTGGGACTTCGGGCCGTACTTCGAGGCGCTGGACGCCCATCCGAAGCTGGGCGTGTGCCTGGACACCTGCCACATCTTCGCGGCGGGGCACGACCTGACCGGGCCGGACGGGATGCACCGGACCCTGGACCTGCTGGTGGAGACCGTCGGCGAGGGCCGGCTGAAGCTGATCCACGCCAACGACTCCAAGGACGTGGTCGGTGCCCACAAGGACCGCCACGAGAACATCGGCTCCGGTCACATCGGCGAGGACCCGTTCCGCGCGCTGATGACCCACCCCGCCACCGAGGGCGTCCCCCTGATCATCGAGACCCCCGGGGGCAAGGAGGGGCACGCGGCGGACGTGGAGCGCCTGAAGAAGCTCCGGGACGGCTGA
- the pknB gene encoding Stk1 family PASTA domain-containing Ser/Thr kinase — translation MDTTLQDPLVGQVLDGRYRVEARIAVGGMATVYRTVDTRLDRVLALKVMHPTLAADRTFVERFIREAKSVARLSHPNVVGVYDQGTDGSYVYLAMEYVAGCTLRDVLRDRGALQPRAALDILEPVLAALGAAHRAGFVHRDMKPENVLIGDDGRVKVADFGLVRAVDTVTSTTGSVLGTVSYLAPEQLEHGTTDARVDVYACGVTLYEMLTGGKPHAGDSPAQVLYHALHDDVPPPSAAVPGLSYELDALVASATARNPQLRPYDAVALLAQTLQARAALSEEQLDAVPPQAIAGGHDNAEDRTSVIPRSLAVSRSVGLDPHPVDRTSRFRSPPPPSRRTRAVPGSRRGLLAAVVAVLLVLGVGGGIWYINSGQFTQVPAVLQQSEADATKRLEGAGLDVDVKEAYSDTVERGKVIGTDPAPGERIRDNDSVTVTISRGPETVKVPETTGLRLDLAKDRLKGDGLEPGLVNREFSDEVVRGQVIRTQPDSGTEVSAGTAVRIVVSRGAPVQVPELGGASVEDARTQLEEAGLKVKIASRRVNSEYDKGLVAELSPGVGKQVGTGDTVTLTLSKGPVLVEVPDVVGENVDEATRRLEAAGFQVEEDRGILGFFADEVKGQSVDGGDTAPKGSKITIEIG, via the coding sequence GTGGACACGACCCTTCAGGACCCGCTTGTCGGCCAGGTGCTCGACGGCCGGTATCGAGTCGAGGCGCGGATCGCGGTCGGCGGGATGGCCACGGTCTACCGGACCGTGGACACCCGCCTCGACCGCGTGCTCGCACTCAAGGTGATGCATCCGACGCTGGCCGCGGACCGGACGTTCGTCGAGCGTTTCATCCGCGAGGCCAAGTCGGTGGCACGGCTGTCCCACCCGAACGTGGTGGGGGTCTACGACCAGGGCACGGACGGCTCGTACGTCTATCTCGCGATGGAGTACGTGGCCGGCTGCACCCTGCGCGACGTGCTGCGCGACCGTGGGGCCCTGCAGCCCCGGGCGGCGCTGGACATCCTGGAGCCGGTGCTCGCCGCGCTCGGCGCCGCGCACCGCGCCGGGTTCGTGCACCGGGACATGAAGCCGGAGAACGTGCTGATAGGGGACGACGGCCGGGTCAAGGTCGCCGACTTCGGGCTCGTACGGGCCGTGGACACCGTCACCAGCACCACCGGCAGCGTCCTCGGCACCGTCTCCTACCTCGCCCCCGAGCAGCTGGAGCACGGCACGACCGACGCCCGCGTCGATGTCTACGCGTGCGGTGTGACGCTCTACGAGATGCTCACCGGCGGCAAACCGCACGCCGGGGACTCCCCCGCGCAGGTGCTGTACCACGCGCTGCACGACGACGTGCCGCCGCCGTCGGCCGCCGTGCCGGGGCTGTCGTACGAGCTGGACGCGCTGGTCGCCTCCGCGACCGCGCGCAATCCGCAGCTGCGGCCCTACGACGCCGTCGCGCTGCTCGCGCAGACGCTCCAGGCGCGGGCCGCGCTGAGCGAGGAGCAGCTGGACGCGGTGCCGCCGCAGGCGATAGCCGGCGGCCATGACAACGCGGAGGACCGGACGAGCGTGATTCCGCGCTCGCTGGCCGTGTCGCGGTCCGTGGGGCTCGACCCCCACCCGGTCGACCGCACGAGCCGCTTCCGGTCGCCCCCGCCGCCCTCCCGGCGCACACGGGCCGTCCCCGGTTCCCGGCGCGGGCTGCTGGCGGCCGTCGTGGCGGTGCTGCTCGTCCTCGGCGTGGGCGGCGGCATCTGGTACATCAACTCGGGCCAGTTCACACAGGTCCCGGCGGTGTTGCAGCAGAGCGAGGCGGACGCCACGAAGCGGCTGGAGGGCGCGGGGCTGGACGTCGACGTGAAGGAGGCGTACAGCGACACGGTCGAGCGCGGCAAGGTGATCGGCACCGACCCGGCCCCCGGGGAGCGGATCCGGGACAACGACTCCGTGACGGTGACGATCTCCAGGGGCCCGGAGACCGTGAAGGTGCCCGAGACGACGGGCCTCCGGCTCGACCTCGCGAAGGACCGGCTGAAGGGCGACGGTCTCGAACCGGGCCTGGTGAACAGGGAGTTCAGCGACGAGGTCGTCCGGGGCCAGGTGATCCGCACGCAGCCGGACTCCGGCACCGAGGTCTCCGCGGGCACGGCCGTCCGGATCGTGGTCAGCCGGGGCGCCCCGGTGCAGGTGCCCGAGCTGGGCGGCGCCTCGGTCGAGGACGCCAGAACCCAGCTGGAGGAGGCCGGCCTCAAGGTGAAGATCGCCTCGCGGCGGGTCAACTCCGAGTACGACAAGGGTCTGGTGGCCGAGCTGTCGCCGGGCGTGGGCAAGCAGGTCGGCACGGGCGACACCGTCACCCTGACGCTCTCCAAGGGCCCCGTGCTGGTCGAGGTCCCCGACGTCGTGGGCGAGAACGTCGACGAGGCCACGCGTCGGCTGGAGGCCGCCGGCTTCCAGGTCGAGGAGGACCGGGGCATCCTCGGCTTCTTCGCCGACGAGGTGAAGGGCCAGTCGGTCGACGGCGGCGACACGGCGCCCAAGGGCTCGAAGATCACGATCGAGATCGGCTGA
- a CDS encoding sulfite oxidase-like oxidoreductase: MGQPVERESGDRASENAASSQLPPGQRLQRGWPVTHYGPVPKFRPERWDFRVFGATADGEKHCWNHDEFTALPYASVVADLHCVTKFSMVGAEWGGIPARTILATAPPAPEVTHVMVWAEYGFSSNLRLADFADDRTIFATHKDGELLTAEHGFPLRLVVPHLYAWKGPKWVRGIEYMTADRRGFWEERGYHNIGDPWQEQRYSYQEEPGEGPEL, encoded by the coding sequence ATGGGTCAGCCGGTGGAACGCGAATCAGGAGATCGCGCATCTGAGAACGCGGCGTCGTCGCAGCTCCCGCCGGGACAGCGGCTCCAGCGCGGCTGGCCGGTCACCCACTACGGGCCCGTCCCCAAGTTCCGTCCCGAGCGCTGGGACTTCCGGGTCTTCGGCGCCACCGCCGACGGTGAGAAGCACTGCTGGAACCACGACGAGTTCACCGCCCTGCCGTACGCCTCGGTCGTCGCCGACCTGCACTGCGTGACGAAGTTCAGCATGGTCGGCGCGGAATGGGGCGGCATCCCGGCCCGCACGATCCTCGCGACCGCGCCGCCCGCCCCCGAGGTCACCCATGTGATGGTGTGGGCCGAGTACGGCTTCAGTTCCAACCTCCGCCTCGCCGACTTCGCCGACGACCGCACGATCTTCGCCACCCACAAGGACGGCGAACTCCTCACCGCCGAACACGGCTTCCCGCTCCGCCTCGTCGTCCCCCACCTTTATGCCTGGAAGGGCCCCAAGTGGGTCCGCGGCATCGAGTACATGACCGCCGACCGCCGCGGCTTCTGGGAGGAGCGCGGCTACCACAACATCGGCGATCCCTGGCAGGAGCAGCGCTACTCCTACCAGGAGGAGCCCGGGGAGGGCCCCGAACTCTGA
- the thiS gene encoding sulfur carrier protein ThiS, producing MNTTGTLTVLVNGERRRIAPGTALDALVRTLTASPSGVAAALNETVVPRARWTTTALAEGDRVEVLTAVQGG from the coding sequence ATGAACACCACCGGGACGCTGACCGTCCTCGTCAACGGAGAGCGCCGGCGGATCGCTCCCGGCACGGCGCTCGACGCGCTGGTGCGGACGCTCACCGCGTCGCCCTCCGGTGTCGCCGCCGCGCTCAACGAAACCGTCGTCCCGCGCGCGCGGTGGACGACCACCGCACTCGCCGAGGGGGACCGTGTCGAGGTCCTCACCGCCGTCCAAGGAGGCTGA
- a CDS encoding class II 3-deoxy-7-phosphoheptulonate synthase — MTVNAKSSASAGNTWRDLPAAQQPEYPDTEALRAVVAELESYPPLVFAGECDQLRARMASVAKGEAFLLQGGDCAEAFDAVSADHIRNKLKTLLQMGAVLTYAASVPVVKVGRIAGQYSKPRSKGTETRDGVTLPTYRGDSVNGFDFNEAARIPDPERLKRMYHASASTLNLVRAFTTGGYADLRQVHAWNQDFVKSSPSGQRYEQLAREIDNALNFMHACGTDPEEFRTVEFFSSHEALLLDYESALTRVDSRTGRLYDVSAHMVWIGERTRQLDHAHIEFASQIRNPIGIKLGPTTTAEDALRYIERLDPDREPGRLTFIVRMGADKVRDKLPELVEKVTASGATVAWITDPMHGNTYEAASGHKTRRFDDVLDEVKGFFEVHKGLGTHPGGIHVELTGDDVTECVGGGDEIFVDDLHQRYETACDPRLNRSQSLDLAFLVAELYRD; from the coding sequence GTGACCGTGAACGCTAAGTCCAGCGCGAGCGCTGGCAACACCTGGCGAGACCTTCCCGCGGCGCAGCAGCCCGAGTACCCCGACACCGAGGCTCTGCGCGCAGTCGTTGCGGAGCTCGAGTCGTATCCGCCGCTCGTCTTCGCGGGCGAGTGCGACCAGCTGCGCGCCCGGATGGCGTCCGTCGCCAAGGGAGAGGCGTTCCTCCTCCAGGGCGGCGACTGCGCCGAGGCCTTCGACGCCGTGTCGGCCGACCACATCCGCAACAAGCTGAAGACGCTGCTCCAGATGGGCGCGGTCCTCACGTACGCGGCCTCCGTGCCGGTCGTGAAGGTCGGCCGTATCGCCGGTCAGTACTCCAAGCCGCGCTCCAAGGGCACCGAGACCCGCGACGGCGTCACCCTGCCGACCTACCGCGGCGACTCGGTCAACGGCTTCGACTTCAACGAGGCCGCCCGCATCCCGGACCCCGAGCGCCTGAAGCGGATGTACCACGCCTCGGCCTCCACGCTGAACCTGGTCCGCGCCTTCACCACCGGCGGCTACGCCGACCTGCGCCAGGTGCACGCCTGGAACCAGGACTTCGTGAAGTCGTCCCCGTCCGGCCAGCGCTACGAGCAGCTCGCCCGCGAGATCGACAACGCGCTGAACTTCATGCACGCCTGCGGGACCGACCCGGAGGAGTTCCGCACCGTCGAGTTCTTCTCCTCGCACGAGGCGCTGCTGCTCGACTACGAGTCGGCGCTGACCCGCGTGGACTCGCGCACGGGCCGTCTCTACGACGTGTCGGCGCACATGGTGTGGATCGGTGAGCGCACCCGGCAGCTGGACCACGCGCACATCGAGTTCGCCTCGCAGATCCGCAACCCGATCGGGATCAAGCTCGGCCCGACGACCACGGCCGAGGACGCCCTGCGCTACATCGAGCGCCTCGACCCGGACCGCGAGCCCGGCCGGCTCACCTTCATCGTGCGCATGGGCGCGGACAAGGTCCGCGACAAGCTGCCCGAGCTGGTCGAGAAGGTCACCGCCTCGGGTGCGACGGTCGCGTGGATCACCGACCCGATGCACGGCAACACCTACGAGGCGGCCTCCGGCCACAAGACCCGCCGCTTCGACGACGTGCTCGACGAGGTCAAGGGCTTCTTCGAGGTCCACAAGGGCCTCGGCACCCACCCGGGCGGTATCCACGTGGAGCTGACCGGCGACGACGTCACGGAGTGCGTGGGCGGCGGCGACGAGATCTTCGTCGACGACCTGCACCAGCGCTACGAGACCGCCTGCGACCCCCGGCTCAACCGCAGCCAGTCCCTGGACCTGGCGTTCCTCGTCGCGGAGCTGTACCGGGACTAG
- a CDS encoding (2Fe-2S)-binding protein → MDRVFVCSCFGVTEQQVRKHAADGACTPRQIASACKAGTDCGSCVRRIQALLGRGAYPRPEPVEQGAAVYAELEEAA, encoded by the coding sequence GTGGACCGCGTGTTCGTGTGCAGTTGCTTCGGTGTCACCGAGCAGCAGGTCAGGAAACATGCGGCGGACGGCGCCTGCACCCCCCGCCAGATCGCGTCGGCCTGCAAGGCGGGCACGGACTGCGGGTCGTGCGTACGCCGGATCCAGGCGCTCCTCGGCAGGGGCGCGTACCCGCGCCCGGAGCCGGTCGAGCAGGGGGCGGCGGTCTACGCCGAACTCGAGGAAGCGGCCTAG
- a CDS encoding thiazole synthase, translating to MADDPFVLGGTTYSSRLIMGTGGAAGLDVLERALVASGTELTTVAMRRVNASVHGSVLSVLDRLGIRVLPNTAGCFTAGEAVLTARLAREALGTSLVKLEVVADERTLLPDPVELLDAAETLVDDGFTVLPYTNDDPVLARKLQDVGCAAIMPLGSPIGSGLGIRNPHNFQLIVEHARVPVILDAGAGTASDVALAMELGCAGVMLASAVTRAQEPVLMAEGMRHAVEAGRLAYRAGRIPRRHFAQASSPVEGLARLDPERPAF from the coding sequence ATGGCAGACGACCCCTTCGTCCTCGGCGGTACGACCTACTCGTCCCGCCTGATCATGGGCACCGGCGGAGCGGCCGGCCTGGACGTGCTGGAGCGGGCGCTGGTGGCCTCCGGCACGGAGCTGACGACGGTGGCGATGCGCCGCGTGAACGCGTCCGTGCACGGCTCGGTGCTGTCCGTGCTCGACCGGCTCGGCATTCGTGTGCTGCCCAACACGGCCGGCTGTTTCACGGCGGGCGAGGCCGTGCTGACGGCCCGCCTCGCGCGCGAGGCGCTCGGTACGTCGCTGGTCAAGCTGGAGGTCGTCGCCGACGAGCGCACCCTCCTGCCCGACCCCGTCGAACTGCTCGACGCCGCCGAGACGCTCGTCGACGACGGGTTCACCGTGCTGCCCTACACGAACGACGATCCGGTGCTCGCGCGGAAGCTCCAGGACGTGGGCTGTGCCGCGATCATGCCGCTCGGTTCGCCCATCGGGTCGGGGCTCGGCATCCGCAACCCGCACAACTTCCAGCTGATCGTGGAGCACGCGCGTGTGCCGGTGATCCTCGACGCGGGCGCGGGGACGGCCTCGGACGTCGCCCTCGCGATGGAGCTGGGGTGCGCCGGGGTGATGCTCGCCTCCGCCGTGACCCGGGCCCAGGAGCCGGTCCTGATGGCCGAGGGCATGCGGCACGCGGTGGAGGCGGGCCGGCTGGCGTACCGGGCGGGCCGTATCCCGCGTCGGCACTTCGCGCAGGCGTCGTCACCGGTCGAGGGGCTGGCGCGGCTGGATCCGGAGCGTCCCGCTTTCTGA
- the thiO gene encoding glycine oxidase ThiO has translation MSRTHTSDVLVVGGGIIGLVTAWRAALRGFATAVADPAPGGGAAQVAAGMLAAVTELHYGEQTLLGLNMESARLYPDFVAELTEATGLDLGYRRCGTLAVALDADDRAHLRELHALQRRSGLDSEWLSGRDCRRLEPMLAPGVRGGLRADGDHQIDPRRLSRALVAACERAGVVFHRARAEELSVVRERATGVRTGDGDRLAAERVVLAAGSLSGRLAGIPRDVVPPVRPVKGQVLRLTVPKPYAPFLSRTVRAVVRGSHVYLVPRENGELVVGATSEEQGWDTTVTAGGVYELLRDAHELVPGITELPLTETRAGLRPASPDNAPLLGPTGLDGLILATGHHRNGVLLTPVTGDVLAHVLTTGELPAQARDFTPLRFRAGAARELLEQPV, from the coding sequence ATGTCGCGTACGCACACGTCAGACGTCCTCGTCGTGGGGGGCGGAATCATCGGGCTCGTGACGGCGTGGCGGGCCGCGCTGCGCGGGTTCGCCACGGCCGTGGCCGATCCCGCGCCCGGCGGCGGGGCCGCGCAGGTGGCGGCCGGGATGCTCGCCGCCGTCACCGAACTGCACTACGGCGAGCAGACGCTGCTGGGGCTCAACATGGAGTCCGCGCGCCTCTATCCGGACTTCGTGGCCGAGCTGACGGAGGCGACCGGCCTCGACCTCGGCTACCGCCGCTGCGGCACGCTCGCCGTCGCGCTGGACGCGGACGACCGCGCCCATCTGCGTGAACTGCACGCCCTGCAGCGCCGGTCGGGCCTGGACTCGGAGTGGCTGAGCGGCCGCGACTGCCGCCGCCTGGAGCCCATGCTCGCGCCGGGGGTGCGCGGCGGACTGCGGGCCGACGGGGACCACCAGATCGACCCGAGGCGGCTCTCCAGGGCCCTCGTCGCGGCCTGCGAACGCGCGGGGGTCGTGTTCCACCGGGCCAGGGCCGAGGAGCTGTCGGTGGTCCGGGAGCGGGCCACCGGGGTCCGGACCGGCGATGGTGACCGGCTGGCCGCGGAGCGGGTCGTCCTCGCCGCGGGCAGCCTCAGCGGGCGGCTCGCCGGGATCCCGCGGGACGTGGTGCCGCCGGTGCGGCCGGTGAAGGGACAGGTGCTGCGGCTGACGGTGCCGAAGCCGTACGCGCCCTTCCTGAGCCGTACGGTACGGGCCGTGGTGCGGGGCAGCCATGTCTACCTGGTGCCGCGCGAGAACGGCGAACTCGTCGTCGGCGCGACCAGCGAGGAGCAGGGCTGGGACACCACGGTGACCGCGGGCGGGGTGTACGAACTGCTGCGGGACGCCCATGAACTCGTCCCCGGGATCACCGAACTCCCGCTCACCGAGACCCGCGCGGGCCTGCGCCCCGCCTCCCCGGACAACGCGCCGCTCCTCGGCCCCACCGGGCTCGACGGTCTGATCCTCGCGACCGGGCACCACCGCAACGGGGTGCTCCTCACCCCGGTCACCGGTGACGTCCTGGCCCATGTGCTGACCACCGGTGAACTGCCGGCGCAGGCACGCGACTTCACCCCGCTGCGGTTCCGCGCCGGCGCGGCCCGCGAACTCCTGGAGCAGCCCGTATGA